Proteins co-encoded in one Papaver somniferum cultivar HN1 chromosome 5, ASM357369v1, whole genome shotgun sequence genomic window:
- the LOC113283747 gene encoding CBL-interacting protein kinase 18-like, with protein sequence MDTKTGILMEKYELGRVLGQGTFAKVYYARNLQSGQSVAIKVIDKDKVMKVGLIEQIKREISIMKLVRHPNVVQLYEVMATRTKIYFAVEYCKGGELFNKVAKGKLKEDVARKYFQQLVSAVDFCHSRGVYHRDLKPENLLLDDNGNLKVSDFGLSALAESTRQDGLLHTTCGTPAYVAPEVISRHGYDGVKADIWSCGVILFVLLAGYLPFQDANLMEMYRKIGRGEFKFPNWFPADVRRLLSKILTPNPYERISMAKIMESSWFRKGLNAEVEKPSRKSKGPSLSSVDVDALFSRNTDNSSTSSSETKPTNLNAFDIISLSAGFDLSGLFEKTDNKKKESRFMSRQPAPTIISALEDAAQRLRLKVKKKDGGHLKFEGTKEGRKGVLSIDAEIFEVTPSFHWVEMKKSSGDTMEYQNMLEHCLRPALKDIIWVWQGDQPRALPPQIRDEQQEEQQQQEDQEQIQQPQQEEVTLQQQPQQQEEEIQTLQPS encoded by the coding sequence ATGGATACAAAGACGGGTATATTGATGGAAAAGTATGAATTGGGGAGAGTGTTGGGACAAGGTACGTTCGCAAAGGTTTATTATGCGAGGAACCTGCAGTCTGGACAAAGTGTGGCGATTAAGGTTATTGATAAAGACAAGGTTATGAAAGTTGGGTTGATTGAGCAAATCAAAAGAGAGATTTCTATAATGAAGCTGGTTAGACATCCAAATGTAGTGCAGCTTTATGAGGTAATGGCTACTAGGACTAAAATCTATTTCGCTGTGGAGTATTGTAAAGGCGGTGAGCTTTTTAACAAGGTAGCGAAAGGAAAGTTGAAGGAGGATGTTGCTAGGAAATACTTTCAACAGTTGGTTAGTGCAGTTGATTTTTGCCATAGTAGAGGCGTTTACCATCGAGATTTGAAACCTGAGAATTTGCTGTTAGATGATAATGGTAATTTGAAGGTTTCGGATTTTGGGTTGAGTGCTCTGGCCGAATCGACACGTCAAGATGGGTTACTACATACAACTTGTGGAACTCCTGCTTATGTTGCTCCTGAAGTTATTAGTAGACATGGATACGATGGAGTTAAGGCTGACATATGGTCGTGCGGGGTGATCTTATTTGTTTTGTTAGCTGGTTACCTTCCATTTCAAGATGCCAATCTGATGGAGATGTACAGGAAGATTGGTAGAGGAGAATTTAAATTTCCTAATTGGTTTCCAGCAGATGTGCGCAGGCTTCTGTCAAAGATCTTAACTCCAAACCCATATGAGAGAATCTCAATGGCAAAGATCATGGAAAGTTCTTGGTTCAGAAAGGGGTTGAATGCCGAAGTAGAAAAGCCTTCACGGAAAAGCAAGGGACCGAGCCTTTCTTCTGTGGATGTTGATGCATTGTTCAGTCGTAATACCGATAACAGCAGTACTAGTAGTTCAGAAACAAAGCCAACTAATTTGAATGCATTTGATATTATATCCCTTTCAGCGGGATTTGATCTGTCGGGTTTGTTTGAGAAAACTGACAATAAGAAGAAGGAATCGAGATTTATGTCAAGGCAGCCTGCCCCAACCATTATCTCTGCGCTGGAGGATGCTGCTCAGCGCCTGAGGTTAAAGGTGAAAAAGAAGGATGGAGGACACCTGAAATTTGAAGGGACAAAAGAAGGTAGAAAGGGAGTACTGTCCATTGATGCAGAGATATTCGAGGTAACTCCATCTTTTCATTGGGTGGAAATGAAGAAATCTAGCGGCGATACCATGGAGTATCAGAATATGTTGGAACATTGTTTAAGACCAGCGCTCAAGGACATCATTTGGGTTTGGCAAGGTGATCAACCTCGTGCTCTGCCACCACAGATAAGAGACGAGCAACAAGAAGAACAGCAACAACAAGAAGACCAGGAACAAATTCAACAACCGCAACAAGAAGAAGTTACACTGcaacaacaaccacaacaacAGGAAGAAGAAATACAGACGCTGCAGCCTTCTTGA
- the LOC113280120 gene encoding berberine bridge enzyme-like 15 translates to MRSQFQISATLLSFLIFLVVSNTLSVAFNDDIIDCLFIETEGLPIPIYTAGDASFTKILQYPTHNLRFLSPSNPKPNLIVTPLNEDDVQTVRFCADSYGFRVKIRSGGHDYEGLSIVSDEAPYLILDMFNLRSVDVDVNEKTAWVQSGATLGELYYAIAEKSKTLAFPGGLCATVGVGGHLSGGGYGTLLRKYGLAADQVIDARIVNVHGTTLDRTLMGEDLFWAIRGGSAGGSFGVILAWKVKLVSVPRTVTVFSVGRTLEEGATELVHKWQYVADKFPKELFMRIAFHLTNSSKTGEKTVTAFFDTLYLGGADELVSLLEQRFPELGIQQKDCKEMSWIQSALYFGVRPYNGLNPLHDLLSRDEDKSTYKAKSDYVKEPISITGLKGIWKRLLEEEKPVMVFVPYGGIMDEISESEIPFPHRKGNKFMIQYLVYWNEKGVTQGAAHHMKWIRNLYAYMEQYVSKNPRTAYINYRDIDLGRYMNGTGSYSQGEAWGRKYFNGNFDRLVKVKSIVDPENFFRNEQSIPTLSES, encoded by the coding sequence ATGAGATCTCAATTTCAAATTTCTGCAACACTGCTgtcatttcttatttttcttgtagtttcaAATACACTTTCAGTCGCCTTTAATGACGACATTATCGATTGTCTTTTCATTGAAACCGAAGGTCTTCCAATCCCAATCTACACAGCAGGAGACGCTTCATTTACAAAAATATTACAATATCCTACACATAATCTAAGGTTCTTATCGCCTTCAAACCCGAAACCGAACCTCATTGTAACACCATTGAAtgaagatgatgtccaaacaGTTCGTTTTTGTGCTGATTCATATGGTTTTCGTGTCAAAATTCGAAGTGGTGGTCATGATTATGAAGGTCTTTCTATTGTATCTGATGAAGCTCCGTATTTAATCCTCGACATGTTCAATCTACGGTCAGTTGACGTCGATGTAAATGAGAAAACTGCATGGGTTCAGTCTGGTGCGACTTTAGGTGAGCTTTATTACGCAATCGCTGAGAAAAGCAAAACGCTTGCGTTTCCCGGAGGGCTTTGTGCGACGGTAGGTGTTGGTGGGCATTTAAGTGGTGGTGGTTATGGAACTTTGCTGAGAAAATATGGACTTGCTGCTGACCAGGTCATTGATGCTAGAATAGTCAACGTGCACGGTACAACTCTTGACAGAACATTAATGGGGGAGGATTTGTTTTGGGCAATCAGAGGAGGTAGCGCCGGTGGAAGTTTCGGTGTTATTCTTGCATGGAAGGTGAAATTGGTTTCTGTTCCGCGTACCGTGACCGTTTTTAGTGTTGGCAGAACACTAGAAGAAGGTGCGACTGAACTTGTTCATAAATGGCAGTACGTCGCGGATAAATTCCCCAAAGAGCTCTTCATGAGGATCGCTTTCCATCTGACGAATTCTAGTAAGACGGGGGAGAAAACAGTGACAGCTTTCTTCGATACGTTGTACCTTGGTGGTGCTGATGAACTAGTTTCTTTGTTGGAACAGAGATTTCCTGAATTGGGTATACAGCAAAAGGATTGTAAAGAAATGAGTTGGATCCAGTCTGCGTTATATTTCGGCGTACGACCATATAATGGTTTGAATCCTCTGCATGATTTATTGAGTAGAGATGAAGACAAGAGTACTTATAAGGCGAAATCTGATTACGTGAAAGAACCCATTTCGATAACTGGATTAAAAGGAATTTGGAAAAGATTATTAGAAGAAGAAAAGCCTGTGATGGTCTTCGTTCCTTACGGCGGAATAATGGATGAGATATCGGAATCTGAGATTCCGTTTCCTCATAGAAAGGGAAATAAGTTTATGATCCAGTACTTGGTGTATTGGAATGAGAAAGGAGTCACTCAAGGAGCTGCACATCATATGAAATGGATCAGGAATCTGTATGCGTACATGGAGCAGTATGTTTCTAAGAATCCAAGAACTGCGTATATCAACTACCGAGATATCGATTTAGGCCGCTACATGAATGGCACAGGAAGTTACTCACAAGGTGAAGCTTGGGGAAGGAAGTACTTCAATGGTAATTTTGATAGATTGGTAAAAGTGAAAAGTATAGTTGATCCTGAAAACTTCTTTAGAAATGAACAGAGCATTCCAACTCTTTCTGAATCTTAA